The following proteins are encoded in a genomic region of Thunnus maccoyii chromosome 8, fThuMac1.1, whole genome shotgun sequence:
- the st3gal5 gene encoding lactosylceramide alpha-2,3-sialyltransferase isoform X1, which produces MEGARPLRVRGIQSSAEKPEEFPLSSVSEDNMRCWGALRRVLVLGALLGFLYLAMVTLAQFGTEKSKPVDLHVNPAHKKLVQDYVHSVLEGQCHRGRSRQSFLARLSASSPATQPFLWKDTPLPDDLFLYPPPFGFRGLRGKVEDLLKQLPDSASQQEKSEKCRRCVVMGNGGILRGLDLGPLIDRFDIIIRLNSGPLGEFSVDVGNRTSIRMSYPEGTPLRWVDTDAQTLFVAVVYKGGDISWTSAMINKLTVPLWDWLFFWQKVPDQIPLERNMFRLLNPHVIRETALDLLKYLPPTQRLWGWDQNVPTLGVSALNLASLLCDEVSLAGFGYNLSQQGAPLHYYDHLPMSAMLQQKMHNVDKETKLLQSLVKEGAITDLTGGIHCSFCPS; this is translated from the exons gcgTGTGTTAGTGCTGGGTGCTCTTTTAGGTTTTCTGTATTTGGCGATGGTCACTTTAGCGCAGTTCGGGACAGAGAAAAGCAAACCTGTGGACTTGCACGTCAACCCTGCACATAAAAAG CTAGTGCAGGATTATGTACACAGTGTTCTGGAGGGTCAGTGTCATCGCGGCAGAAGCAGGCAGAGTTTTTTAGCTCGACTCTCTGCTTCCAGTCCTGCGACTCAGCCTTTCCTCTGGAAGGACACGCCGCTTCCTGATGACCTCTTTCTGTATCCGCCCCCATTTGGGTTCAGAGGCCTCCGGGGCAAAGTGGAGGACCTGCTCAAGCAG ctGCCAGACTCTGCGTCCCAGCAGGAAAAATCAGAGAAATGTCGACGCTGTGTGGTCATGGGAAACGGAGGCATTCTCAGAGGCCTTGACCTGGGCCCACTGATTGACCGCTTTGACATCATCAtcag GTTAAACAGCGGTCCTCTGGGAGAGTTCAGCGTCGATGTCGGGAATCGAACCAGCATCAGGATGAGTTACCCGGAGGGCACGCCGCTCCGCTGGGTCGACACAGACGCACAAACTCTGTTCGTAGCTGTGGTGTATAAAGGCGGAGACATCAGCTGGACGTCCGCTATGATCAACAAGCTCACTGTG CCTCTGTGGGACTGGCTCTTCTTCTGGCAGAAGGTTCCAGATCAAATCCCTCTGGAGCGCAACATGTTCAGACTTCTCAACCCGCATGTCATCAGAGAGACCGCACTGGACCTGCTAAAATACCTCCCACCCACACAGCGCCTCTGGGGCTGGGACCAG AATGTGCCCACCCTGGGTGTCTCTGCACTGAATTTAGCCAGTCTGCTGTGTGACGAGGTCAGCCTGGCAGGCTTTGGGTACAACCTATCCCAGCAGGGGGCGCCACTGCACTACTATGACCACCTGCCCATGAGCGCCATGCTGCAGCAGAAGATGCACAACGTGGACAAAGAGACCAAGCTCCTACAAAGCCTTGTCAAAGAGGGAGCCATCACTGACCTGACGGGGGGGATTCACTGCTCCTTCTGCCCCAGCTGA
- the st3gal5 gene encoding lactosylceramide alpha-2,3-sialyltransferase isoform X2 codes for MRCWGALRRVLVLGALLGFLYLAMVTLAQFGTEKSKPVDLHVNPAHKKLVQDYVHSVLEGQCHRGRSRQSFLARLSASSPATQPFLWKDTPLPDDLFLYPPPFGFRGLRGKVEDLLKQLPDSASQQEKSEKCRRCVVMGNGGILRGLDLGPLIDRFDIIIRLNSGPLGEFSVDVGNRTSIRMSYPEGTPLRWVDTDAQTLFVAVVYKGGDISWTSAMINKLTVPLWDWLFFWQKVPDQIPLERNMFRLLNPHVIRETALDLLKYLPPTQRLWGWDQNVPTLGVSALNLASLLCDEVSLAGFGYNLSQQGAPLHYYDHLPMSAMLQQKMHNVDKETKLLQSLVKEGAITDLTGGIHCSFCPS; via the exons gcgTGTGTTAGTGCTGGGTGCTCTTTTAGGTTTTCTGTATTTGGCGATGGTCACTTTAGCGCAGTTCGGGACAGAGAAAAGCAAACCTGTGGACTTGCACGTCAACCCTGCACATAAAAAG CTAGTGCAGGATTATGTACACAGTGTTCTGGAGGGTCAGTGTCATCGCGGCAGAAGCAGGCAGAGTTTTTTAGCTCGACTCTCTGCTTCCAGTCCTGCGACTCAGCCTTTCCTCTGGAAGGACACGCCGCTTCCTGATGACCTCTTTCTGTATCCGCCCCCATTTGGGTTCAGAGGCCTCCGGGGCAAAGTGGAGGACCTGCTCAAGCAG ctGCCAGACTCTGCGTCCCAGCAGGAAAAATCAGAGAAATGTCGACGCTGTGTGGTCATGGGAAACGGAGGCATTCTCAGAGGCCTTGACCTGGGCCCACTGATTGACCGCTTTGACATCATCAtcag GTTAAACAGCGGTCCTCTGGGAGAGTTCAGCGTCGATGTCGGGAATCGAACCAGCATCAGGATGAGTTACCCGGAGGGCACGCCGCTCCGCTGGGTCGACACAGACGCACAAACTCTGTTCGTAGCTGTGGTGTATAAAGGCGGAGACATCAGCTGGACGTCCGCTATGATCAACAAGCTCACTGTG CCTCTGTGGGACTGGCTCTTCTTCTGGCAGAAGGTTCCAGATCAAATCCCTCTGGAGCGCAACATGTTCAGACTTCTCAACCCGCATGTCATCAGAGAGACCGCACTGGACCTGCTAAAATACCTCCCACCCACACAGCGCCTCTGGGGCTGGGACCAG AATGTGCCCACCCTGGGTGTCTCTGCACTGAATTTAGCCAGTCTGCTGTGTGACGAGGTCAGCCTGGCAGGCTTTGGGTACAACCTATCCCAGCAGGGGGCGCCACTGCACTACTATGACCACCTGCCCATGAGCGCCATGCTGCAGCAGAAGATGCACAACGTGGACAAAGAGACCAAGCTCCTACAAAGCCTTGTCAAAGAGGGAGCCATCACTGACCTGACGGGGGGGATTCACTGCTCCTTCTGCCCCAGCTGA